The Undibacterium cyanobacteriorum genomic sequence TGCGATCCTATTGAGTTTTCTTCTGTTTGATCTGCTTACGCAAATCTTGTAAATCCGCTTCAGTTAAGCCTTCTTCATGGACGAGGTGGTTCAATAAGGCCTTGGCATTGCCGAGGAAAGCGGAGGACAGCAATTCAGCAAGCATCGATTTCTGTACTTCATCTTCGGTGACAGCTGCGGTGTAAATCAGTTGTCGTCCGTCTTTGCGAGTCTGCACCAGCCCACGTTTTTCTAGCCGCATCAGCATCGTTGCGATGGTGGTGTGTGCCAGCGGTCGTACCGCGCGCATTAACTCCACGATCTGGGCGACGTTGGAATCTGGGTTCTTCCAGAGTATGCGCATCAAGGCAAACTGCGGCTCACTCAAAGTGGCTTTACTATTTTCTTCATCCATATTTTGTTTTGAGTTGAAGGTGTAAATGTATTTAAAACTACGCATGTAGTTCTACTAATGTAGTTGATTGAGAATTTGTTTGTCAAATGTTTTTTTAAAATTTCACATCAAACACCTTTCTGAGACATAAAACGGCATCTTTGATTGCTACTTACAGGTGCATTCAAGGTGCTGAGTTCACCTCCGAATCGAATCGTGGGCATGCATTTCTGAAATT encodes the following:
- a CDS encoding BlaI/MecI/CopY family transcriptional regulator translates to MRSFKYIYTFNSKQNMDEENSKATLSEPQFALMRILWKNPDSNVAQIVELMRAVRPLAHTTIATMLMRLEKRGLVQTRKDGRQLIYTAAVTEDEVQKSMLAELLSSAFLGNAKALLNHLVHEEGLTEADLQDLRKQIKQKKTQ